In one window of Rhinoderma darwinii isolate aRhiDar2 chromosome 7, aRhiDar2.hap1, whole genome shotgun sequence DNA:
- the ARPC5 gene encoding actin-related protein 2/3 complex subunit 5, which yields MAKNTVSARFRKVDVDEYDENKFVDEEEAGEGQQGPDEGEVDGAIRGGNMMGALQAALKNPPINTQNQSAKDRAESLVLKVLISFKANEIEKAVQSLDKNGVDLLMKYIYKGFESPSDNSSAVLLQWHEKALAVGGVGSIVRVLTARKTV from the exons ATGGCGAAGAACACGGTGTCCGCCCGCTTCCGTAAGGTAGATGTGGACGAGTACGATGAGAACAAGTTTGTGGATGAGGAGGAGGCCGGAGAAGGACAACAAGGACCGGACGAGGGAGAGGTGGACGGCGCTATCCGGGG AGGGAACATGATGGGTGCTCTGCAGGCTGCACTGAAGAATCCACCAATTAACACACAGAATCAGTCGGCTAAG GATCGAGCAGAGAGTCTGGTGCTGAAAGTTCTGATTTCCTTTAAAGCCAATGAGATAGAGAAGGCGGTTCAGTCCCTGGATAAGAACGGTGTGGACCTGTTAATGAAATACATCTACAAAGGCTTCGAGAGCCCGTCTGACAACAGCAGTGCCGTCCTGCTGCAATGGCATGAGAAG gcttTGGCAGTAGGTGGAGTGGGCTCTATAGTCCGGGTACTTACTGCCAGGAAGACCGTTTGA